In Arthrobacter sp. MN05-02, one genomic interval encodes:
- the atpA gene encoding ATP synthase subunit alpha: MAELTINAEDVRSALNDFAASYEPGNAERVEVGRVTTASDGIARVEGLPSVMANELLRFEDGTLGLAQNLDTREIGVVVLGDYNGIEEGQEVHRTGEILSVPVGDAFLGRVVDPLGQPIDDLGEIVAEGRRALETQAPGVTQRKSVHEPMQTGLKAIDAMIPIGRGQRQLLIGDRQTGKTAIAVDTIINQKANWASGDVNKQVRCIYVAIGQKASTIAAVRQTLEDKGALEYTTIVASPASDPAGFKYLAPYAGSAIGQHWMYGGKHVLIVFDDLSKQAEAYRAVSLLLRRPPGREAYPGDVFYLHSRLLERCAKLSDELGAGSMTGLPLIETKANDVSAYIPTNVISITDGQIFLQSDLFNANQRPAVDVGVSVSRVGGAAQVKSMKKVSGTLKLDLAQYRDMQAFAMFASDLDAASRQQLTRGARLMELLKQGQYSPMPVEQQVVSIWAGTNGYLDDVPVEDINRFETEFLEHLGHTSPILTTLAQTGKLEDSTIDELKTQITNFKQGFFGAGANGVHAGHEEHEAIDADSVEQEKIVRQKR, from the coding sequence ATGGCCGAATTGACCATCAACGCCGAAGACGTCCGTAGTGCGTTGAACGACTTTGCGGCGTCCTACGAGCCCGGAAACGCGGAGCGCGTCGAAGTCGGCCGCGTGACCACCGCCAGCGACGGCATTGCCCGTGTCGAGGGTCTTCCCTCGGTCATGGCCAATGAGCTGCTGCGGTTCGAGGACGGCACGCTCGGACTCGCCCAGAACCTCGACACCCGCGAAATCGGCGTCGTGGTCCTCGGTGACTACAACGGGATCGAAGAGGGCCAGGAAGTGCACCGCACGGGGGAGATCCTCTCCGTTCCCGTCGGTGACGCGTTCCTCGGCCGCGTCGTCGACCCCCTGGGCCAGCCCATCGACGACCTCGGCGAGATCGTCGCCGAGGGGCGCCGTGCGCTGGAGACCCAGGCTCCCGGCGTCACGCAGCGCAAGTCGGTGCACGAGCCCATGCAGACCGGGCTCAAGGCCATCGACGCGATGATCCCGATCGGGCGCGGCCAGCGGCAGCTGCTCATCGGTGACCGCCAGACCGGCAAGACCGCGATCGCCGTGGACACGATCATCAACCAGAAGGCCAACTGGGCTTCCGGTGACGTGAACAAGCAGGTGCGCTGCATCTACGTCGCGATCGGCCAGAAGGCGTCGACGATCGCCGCCGTCCGCCAGACCCTCGAGGACAAGGGTGCACTGGAGTACACGACCATCGTCGCGTCCCCCGCATCGGACCCCGCAGGCTTCAAGTACCTGGCGCCCTACGCCGGTTCGGCCATCGGCCAGCACTGGATGTACGGCGGCAAGCACGTCCTCATCGTGTTCGACGACCTGTCGAAGCAGGCTGAGGCCTACCGTGCGGTGTCGCTGCTGCTGCGCCGCCCGCCGGGACGCGAAGCCTACCCGGGCGACGTCTTCTACCTGCACTCCCGCCTCCTCGAGCGCTGCGCCAAGCTCTCCGACGAGCTCGGCGCCGGTTCGATGACGGGCCTGCCGCTGATCGAGACGAAGGCGAACGACGTGTCGGCCTACATCCCGACCAACGTCATCTCCATCACCGACGGCCAGATCTTCCTCCAGTCGGACCTCTTCAACGCCAACCAGCGCCCCGCGGTGGATGTCGGCGTGTCCGTGTCCCGCGTCGGCGGTGCCGCGCAGGTGAAGTCGATGAAGAAGGTCTCGGGCACGTTGAAGCTCGACCTCGCCCAGTACCGCGACATGCAGGCCTTCGCGATGTTCGCCTCCGACCTGGATGCGGCCTCACGCCAGCAGCTGACGCGTGGAGCCCGCCTGATGGAGCTGCTCAAGCAGGGCCAGTACTCGCCGATGCCGGTCGAGCAGCAGGTCGTGTCCATCTGGGCCGGAACCAACGGTTACCTCGACGACGTTCCGGTCGAGGACATCAACCGCTTCGAGACGGAGTTCCTGGAGCACCTCGGCCACACGTCGCCGATCCTCACCACGCTCGCCCAGACGGGCAAGCTCGAGGACTCGACCATCGACGAGCTGAAGACGCAGATCACCAACTTCAAGCAGGGCTTCTTCGGAGCCGGCGCGAACGGTGTCCACGCGGGCCACGAGGAGCACGAAGCGATCGACGCCGATTCGGTCGAGCAGGAAAAGATCGTTCGACAGAAGCGCTAG
- the atpH gene encoding ATP synthase subunit delta, producing MAGVSSLSLATVREGLESRLPGASLALAEDLFGVLSILDSNAGLRRALTDPSRTGKDKAVLVDQLIAGRVSSEAAGVVRDLVNERWADARDIGDALETLAATVVISVAEQGSGVEGLEQLENELFSFIQVVASNHALQRALSEAQATPESKVALALKLVPQAGPAGRLLIAQAVRSPRGLKPAALVERFLELVAARQQRWIADVSVTRPLTASQLERLESGLNSMYGRELKVNVKVDPTLIGGVRVSVGDEMVDSTVITRLSELRRKLAG from the coding sequence ATGGCAGGAGTATCGAGCCTCTCCCTCGCAACGGTCCGTGAAGGACTGGAGTCCCGACTGCCCGGCGCGAGCCTGGCGCTGGCCGAGGACCTGTTCGGCGTCCTGTCGATCCTCGACAGCAACGCCGGCCTGCGCCGCGCGCTGACGGATCCCTCGCGCACCGGCAAGGACAAGGCCGTGCTGGTGGACCAGCTCATCGCCGGTCGCGTCTCGTCCGAGGCAGCCGGCGTGGTCCGCGACCTCGTCAACGAGCGCTGGGCCGATGCACGTGACATCGGAGATGCCCTGGAGACCCTCGCGGCCACCGTGGTCATCTCCGTGGCCGAGCAGGGCAGCGGTGTGGAGGGCTTGGAGCAGCTCGAGAACGAGCTGTTCTCCTTCATCCAGGTCGTGGCCTCGAACCACGCCCTGCAGAGGGCACTGTCCGAAGCCCAGGCGACGCCGGAGTCGAAGGTAGCCCTCGCCCTCAAGCTCGTGCCGCAGGCCGGCCCGGCCGGCCGGCTCCTCATCGCCCAGGCCGTGCGATCACCGCGCGGACTGAAGCCGGCGGCCCTCGTGGAACGATTCCTCGAGCTGGTCGCCGCACGCCAGCAGCGCTGGATCGCCGATGTCAGCGTCACCCGTCCGCTGACGGCAAGCCAGCTCGAACGGCTGGAGTCCGGGTTGAACAGCATGTACGGCCGAGAGCTCAAGGTCAACGTGAAGGTCGACCCCACACTGATCGGTGGAGTCCGTGTCAGCGTCGGAGACGAAATGGTCGACTCCACGGTGATCACGCGCTTGTCCGAGCTCCGCCGCAAGCTGGCGGGATAG
- the atpF gene encoding ATP synthase subunit b — protein MLNAAIMAAEEGSSPLAPNWWEFLVTVAGFAVLMFIVIKFVMPAFEKTFAARTEAIEGGIAKAEAAQAEANAALDEYKQQLVDARTEANRIREEARAEGAQILADLKEKAAAESARITEQAHVQIEAERQAAVVSLRAEVGTLATDLASRIVGESLADDARSSRVIDRFLADLEASSQSAGAAK, from the coding sequence ATGCTTAACGCAGCAATTATGGCGGCGGAAGAGGGATCGAGCCCGCTCGCACCGAACTGGTGGGAATTCCTTGTAACGGTTGCCGGCTTCGCCGTGCTGATGTTCATCGTCATCAAGTTCGTCATGCCGGCGTTCGAGAAGACCTTCGCAGCGCGTACCGAGGCGATCGAAGGCGGTATCGCCAAGGCCGAGGCCGCCCAGGCCGAGGCCAACGCGGCGCTGGACGAGTACAAGCAGCAGCTTGTCGATGCCCGCACCGAGGCGAACCGCATCCGTGAGGAAGCCCGCGCCGAAGGCGCGCAGATCCTCGCGGACCTCAAGGAGAAGGCGGCCGCCGAGTCGGCACGCATCACCGAGCAGGCACACGTGCAGATCGAAGCAGAGCGCCAGGCCGCAGTGGTCTCGCTCCGCGCCGAGGTCGGTACGCTCGCCACCGATCTGGCGAGCCGCATCGTCGGGGAATCGCTCGCCGATGACGCCCGTTCGTCGCGCGTCATCGACCGGTTCCTCGCGGACCTCGAGGCCTCGTCGCAGAGCGCAGGTGCAGCGAAGTAA
- the atpB gene encoding ATP synthase subunit a: MIALALPAATTEEGFVAPTIEDTHYRDILPWGDAYGVWFDPGFGKQMLMVVLSVVLIATFFLVASRRRQLVPGKVQFLGESAYGFVRNSIGKDIIGGRDFLKYVPWLFTAFFFVLVNNIFGAIPFLQLPSFSHPGSAYAIAAIFYLLWVGIGVKKHGLRYFKLAVVPSGVPWYILPIVVPIEIISNFIVRPVTHSLRLFATMLAGHLIVTLAGSAIEYMVMTGNILLQGTSVLVLVGAVAMYMLEALIMILQAYVFTLLAAIYIEGALHADAH, translated from the coding sequence TTGATCGCGCTTGCGCTCCCGGCCGCAACTACCGAAGAGGGATTCGTAGCCCCGACGATCGAGGACACCCACTACCGGGACATCCTCCCCTGGGGTGACGCCTACGGAGTCTGGTTCGACCCCGGCTTCGGCAAGCAGATGCTCATGGTCGTCCTGTCTGTGGTCCTCATCGCGACCTTCTTCCTCGTCGCGTCCCGCCGCCGGCAGCTGGTGCCCGGGAAGGTGCAGTTCCTCGGTGAGTCGGCCTACGGCTTCGTCCGCAACTCCATCGGCAAGGACATCATCGGCGGCCGCGACTTCCTGAAGTACGTCCCGTGGCTCTTCACGGCCTTCTTCTTCGTGCTGGTGAACAACATCTTCGGCGCCATCCCGTTCCTGCAGCTGCCGAGCTTCTCGCACCCGGGCAGCGCCTACGCCATCGCGGCGATCTTCTACCTCCTGTGGGTCGGTATCGGCGTCAAGAAGCACGGCCTCCGCTACTTCAAGCTCGCGGTCGTCCCTTCGGGCGTGCCCTGGTACATCCTGCCGATCGTCGTGCCGATCGAGATCATCTCGAACTTCATCGTCCGCCCGGTCACCCACTCGCTGCGACTCTTCGCCACGATGCTGGCCGGCCACCTCATCGTGACCCTCGCCGGTTCGGCGATCGAGTACATGGTCATGACCGGGAACATCCTGCTGCAGGGCACGAGCGTCCTGGTCCTCGTCGGCGCCGTCGCGATGTACATGCTCGAGGCGCTGATCATGATCCTGCAGGCCTACGTCTTCACGCTGCTCGCCGCGATCTACATCGAAGGCGCACTGCACGCCGACGCCCACTGA
- a CDS encoding glycosyl transferase, with the protein MTGLLTLVALVALGLSLALPVVVKPLLRTLGVIDIPNDRSSHSTIVIRGMGVAVAAALLVALALSLATGLVAVDRSLILIIIGMVGASATLGWIEDFRGLSIRVRLSAQLLVGVIGTAALATTIDDSSYWWVPIGAIALATYINAANFMDGINGISGMHGVVVGLFYSLAGVLSDQLWLTVAGLVVAAAFAGFLPWNLGRGFVFLGDVGSYLLGAAIAAIAVTGLLAGVYLEYLLSPVLIYLADTFTTLLRRARRGERLYTAHRQHVYQRLTDTGLSHVQVSILVSVLSALTAAAGFVLATAPAPLAVTASLFAAAVVALYLYSPRIFRALARRRVAGRA; encoded by the coding sequence ATGACCGGCCTCCTCACCCTCGTCGCGCTCGTCGCGCTGGGCCTCTCCCTCGCGCTGCCCGTCGTCGTCAAACCCTTGCTGAGGACGCTGGGCGTCATCGACATCCCGAACGACCGCTCCTCGCACAGCACGATCGTGATCCGCGGCATGGGAGTGGCCGTGGCAGCGGCGCTCCTGGTGGCCCTCGCGCTCTCGCTCGCGACAGGTCTGGTCGCCGTGGACCGATCGCTCATCCTGATCATCATCGGCATGGTCGGCGCCTCGGCCACCCTCGGCTGGATCGAGGACTTCCGCGGCCTGTCCATCCGGGTACGCCTCTCGGCGCAGCTGCTGGTCGGCGTGATCGGTACCGCGGCCCTGGCCACCACGATCGACGACAGCAGCTACTGGTGGGTGCCGATCGGGGCGATCGCCCTCGCCACCTACATCAACGCCGCGAACTTCATGGACGGGATCAACGGGATCTCGGGCATGCACGGCGTCGTCGTCGGACTCTTCTACTCGCTGGCCGGCGTGCTCAGCGACCAGCTGTGGCTGACGGTCGCGGGCCTCGTGGTGGCGGCGGCCTTCGCCGGATTCCTGCCGTGGAACCTCGGCCGGGGGTTCGTGTTCCTCGGCGACGTCGGCAGCTATCTCCTCGGGGCCGCCATCGCCGCGATCGCGGTCACGGGACTGCTGGCGGGGGTCTACCTCGAATACCTGCTCTCGCCCGTCCTGATCTACCTCGCCGACACCTTCACCACCCTCCTGCGCCGTGCCCGCCGGGGCGAACGCCTGTACACCGCGCACCGGCAGCACGTGTACCAGCGGCTCACGGACACCGGCCTCAGCCACGTGCAGGTCTCGATCCTCGTCAGCGTCCTGTCGGCCCTGACGGCGGCGGCGGGATTCGTGCTCGCCACGGCGCCGGCACCCCTCGCCGTCACCGCGTCCCTGTTCGCCGCGGCCGTCGTCGCGCTGTACCTGTACTCGCCCCGGATCTTCCGCGCCCTCGCGCGGCGGCGGGTGGCGGGCCGGGCCTGA
- a CDS encoding dTDP-glucose 4,6-dehydratase: MALNEGRAPARKPGSTASAPSGDKPAIWLWSQYLLDAAAWIVAILLALILRYELLVKEVNVPGIAAFCAVAVVAQLVVGLSFALYRGRYSFGSFHEAKLLVIVAVLVAVILVLVSVAFFTVIEVPRSIGIIAFPFACMFLAATRYLKRMYVESKAKPGEDAQRTLIYGAGFLGNSLVGRMMQDPGSPYFPVGLIDDDPAKKHLRLASVPVLGRIDDLRDVAARTQASVLVIAFADVEAAQVRRVSDLVAGLGIKVLVLPPLRDMLGAAGAGIADFREVAVEDLIGRRPVDIHPDEVAGYITGKRVLVTGAGGSIGSELCRQLAGFAPAELIMLDRDETGLQSTQISLTGKGLLTGRDTVLADIRDAHALLDIFEDRRPEVVFHAAALKHVSLLEQYPEEAWKTNVQGTLNVLRASSAVGVTNFVNISTDKAADPTSVLGHSKRVAERLTSWQAERTGQKYVSVRFGNVIGSRGSMLPLFTEQIRNGGPITVTDPEVTRFFMTIPEACQLVVQAGAIGRGGEVLILDMGEPVKILDVAQRMIAMSGKDIDIVFTGLRPGEKMHEDLMGAGEDDSRPLHPKISHTSVAPLDPQRLSLQDWKAEGGFDGRRSIAAAGGEGAPGPASPDGADASPSRSGAGGSAS, encoded by the coding sequence ATGGCACTCAACGAAGGCCGGGCACCCGCCCGGAAACCCGGCTCCACCGCATCGGCTCCGTCCGGTGACAAACCGGCCATCTGGCTGTGGTCGCAGTACCTGCTCGACGCCGCGGCCTGGATCGTGGCCATCCTCCTCGCGCTGATCCTCCGCTACGAACTCCTGGTCAAGGAGGTCAACGTCCCCGGCATCGCGGCGTTCTGCGCCGTGGCCGTCGTCGCCCAGCTGGTGGTGGGACTCAGCTTCGCGCTGTACCGGGGTCGCTACAGCTTCGGCAGCTTCCACGAGGCGAAACTGCTCGTGATCGTCGCGGTCCTCGTCGCCGTCATCCTGGTGCTCGTCAGCGTGGCGTTCTTCACGGTCATCGAGGTGCCGCGCAGCATCGGCATCATCGCCTTCCCGTTCGCCTGCATGTTCCTGGCGGCCACGCGCTACCTCAAGCGCATGTACGTCGAGAGCAAGGCGAAACCGGGGGAAGACGCCCAGCGCACGCTCATCTACGGCGCCGGGTTCCTCGGCAACTCCCTCGTCGGCCGCATGATGCAGGACCCGGGGTCGCCCTACTTCCCCGTCGGCCTGATCGACGACGACCCCGCCAAGAAGCACCTGCGCCTGGCGTCGGTGCCCGTCCTCGGCAGGATCGACGACCTGCGCGACGTCGCGGCCCGCACCCAGGCCTCCGTCCTCGTCATCGCCTTCGCCGACGTCGAGGCCGCCCAGGTGCGCCGTGTCTCGGACCTCGTCGCGGGCCTCGGCATCAAGGTGCTGGTCCTGCCGCCGCTGCGGGACATGCTCGGGGCCGCCGGCGCGGGGATCGCCGACTTCCGGGAGGTCGCGGTCGAGGACCTGATCGGGCGGCGCCCGGTGGACATCCACCCGGACGAGGTCGCGGGCTACATCACCGGGAAGCGGGTCCTGGTGACCGGTGCAGGGGGGTCGATCGGATCCGAACTGTGCCGCCAGCTCGCCGGCTTCGCACCGGCGGAGCTCATCATGCTCGACCGCGACGAGACCGGCCTCCAGTCCACGCAGATCTCGCTCACGGGGAAGGGACTGCTCACGGGCCGTGACACCGTCCTGGCCGACATCCGCGACGCGCACGCGCTGCTCGACATCTTCGAGGACCGCAGGCCGGAGGTCGTCTTCCACGCCGCAGCCCTCAAGCACGTGTCGCTGCTGGAGCAGTACCCGGAGGAGGCCTGGAAGACGAACGTGCAGGGGACCCTGAACGTGCTCCGGGCATCCTCGGCCGTCGGCGTGACCAACTTCGTGAACATCTCCACGGACAAGGCGGCCGACCCCACGAGCGTGCTCGGCCATTCGAAGCGCGTCGCGGAGAGGCTCACGTCCTGGCAGGCGGAACGCACCGGCCAGAAGTACGTCTCCGTCCGCTTCGGCAACGTCATCGGGAGCCGGGGCTCCATGCTCCCCCTCTTCACGGAGCAGATCCGCAACGGCGGGCCGATCACGGTGACCGATCCCGAGGTGACCCGGTTCTTCATGACCATCCCGGAGGCCTGCCAGCTCGTCGTGCAGGCCGGAGCGATCGGCCGGGGAGGCGAAGTGCTCATCCTCGACATGGGCGAGCCCGTGAAGATCCTCGATGTGGCGCAGCGCATGATCGCGATGTCGGGCAAGGACATCGACATCGTCTTCACGGGCCTGCGGCCCGGCGAGAAGATGCACGAGGACCTGATGGGCGCGGGGGAGGACGACTCCCGTCCGCTCCACCCCAAGATCTCCCACACCTCCGTCGCCCCGCTCGACCCCCAGCGGCTGAGCCTCCAGGACTGGAAGGCCGAGGGCGGCTTCGACGGCCGGCGGAGCATCGCGGCGGCCGGCGGCGAAGGAGCTCCCGGACCGGCATCACCGGACGGGGCGGACGCCTCCCCGTCCCGCTCGGGCGCGGGCGGGTCGGCGTCATGA
- a CDS encoding glycosyl transferase yields MFIVVTTFNRVAHLRELLASIAVLDPAPAGVVVVDNASTDGTADLLADLDLPVPLIVQRLPDNAGGAGGFAAGMARALAEGAGWLWLMDDDVVVLPDALASFAPWMHRYSCIHGRRYDSTGEPFFWQHILNEALGVHLPVRGDVFARSRVFHTNVGCFEGMLVAADVVRETGLPDARFFLNGDDLTYGWLISQRHPVAYVDAFVLRKTRAQRQVDLRVRHLNDSSNLSRFCGMRNRGHLARYLRLHGRYSAVGFGLGTFLSAAKEVLRLVAVERSLSGLSALWRGWRAARVVLKDPNWQPEPPLAPLSGPSDREGATA; encoded by the coding sequence GTGTTCATCGTCGTCACCACCTTCAACCGGGTGGCCCACCTCCGGGAACTCCTCGCGTCCATCGCCGTGCTCGATCCGGCGCCGGCGGGCGTGGTCGTCGTCGACAATGCCAGCACGGACGGCACGGCAGACCTGCTGGCGGACCTGGACCTGCCCGTTCCGCTGATCGTGCAGCGCCTGCCGGACAACGCCGGCGGCGCCGGTGGTTTCGCCGCCGGCATGGCGAGGGCCCTGGCCGAGGGCGCGGGATGGCTGTGGCTGATGGACGACGACGTCGTCGTGCTCCCCGATGCGCTCGCGTCCTTCGCTCCGTGGATGCACCGCTACTCGTGCATCCACGGCCGCCGGTACGACTCCACCGGTGAGCCCTTCTTCTGGCAGCACATTTTGAACGAGGCCCTCGGCGTCCACCTGCCGGTCCGCGGCGACGTCTTCGCGCGGTCGCGCGTCTTCCACACGAACGTGGGCTGCTTCGAGGGCATGCTGGTGGCGGCCGACGTCGTCCGCGAGACCGGACTGCCCGACGCACGGTTCTTCCTCAACGGGGACGACCTGACCTACGGCTGGCTCATCTCGCAGCGGCATCCCGTCGCGTACGTCGACGCCTTCGTGCTGCGGAAGACCCGGGCCCAGCGCCAGGTGGACCTCCGGGTCCGGCATCTCAACGACTCGAGCAACCTCTCGAGGTTCTGCGGGATGCGCAACCGCGGCCACCTCGCGCGCTACCTGCGGCTCCACGGCCGCTACAGCGCCGTGGGGTTCGGCCTCGGGACCTTCCTCTCGGCCGCCAAGGAGGTCCTGCGCCTGGTGGCGGTGGAGCGGTCCCTCTCCGGCCTGTCCGCCCTCTGGCGCGGCTGGCGGGCCGCCAGGGTCGTCCTGAAGGACCCGAACTGGCAGCCGGAGCCGCCCCTCGCGCCCCTGTCCGGTCCGTCGGACCGCGAAGGAGCCACCGCATGA